A stretch of the Serratia marcescens genome encodes the following:
- a CDS encoding MrpH family fimbial adhesin, with the protein MSLLLGLVPGLCSAQIYSYVTQSTGSPSNASYKFVLESWDMDDLSPNPCYQQANCAIGINHRHTSTNTGGTSSVSPSAYVVGSTRYPQITQLATMGELSRFYQSIYPLPIQGSTSHVGESITQECVGLFYNTRSGSAVTGSNARLMPSSVCGIAPPPVGVCGIDEQQLDLNHGVLQDTELAGNTARGSLRVVCSQKMNIVMYIRTGSNGRLDLGNNSGVYSTLRINGVLGNQGYPFTADTSGITLPVTSTLGVTGTVKAGDYSGQSVAILALP; encoded by the coding sequence ATGTCTCTACTGCTTGGCCTGGTGCCGGGGCTGTGCTCGGCACAAATCTATTCGTACGTCACCCAAAGCACCGGCTCTCCCTCCAACGCTAGCTATAAGTTCGTGCTTGAAAGCTGGGATATGGACGACCTGTCGCCCAATCCCTGCTATCAGCAGGCAAATTGCGCCATCGGCATTAACCACCGGCATACCAGCACCAACACCGGGGGCACATCTTCGGTGTCACCGTCTGCCTACGTTGTCGGCTCGACGCGTTATCCGCAAATTACTCAATTGGCGACGATGGGCGAGCTCAGCCGTTTTTATCAAAGCATCTATCCGTTGCCGATACAGGGGAGCACTTCGCACGTGGGGGAGTCGATCACTCAGGAGTGCGTCGGGTTGTTTTACAACACGCGCTCCGGTTCCGCGGTAACGGGAAGCAATGCGCGCCTGATGCCCAGCAGCGTCTGCGGCATCGCGCCGCCGCCGGTCGGGGTGTGCGGCATTGATGAGCAGCAGCTCGATTTGAACCATGGGGTGCTGCAGGACACTGAACTGGCGGGCAATACCGCGCGCGGCAGTCTGCGGGTGGTGTGTTCGCAGAAGATGAATATCGTCATGTATATCCGCACCGGTAGCAACGGCCGTTTGGATCTGGGCAACAACTCGGGCGTCTACAGCACGCTGCGCATCAATGGCGTGTTGGGCAATCAGGGGTATCCGTTCACTGCCGACACGAGCGGCATCACGTTGCCGGTCACTTCAACGCTCGGCGTGACCGGAACGGTCAAAGCGGGTGATTACTCGGGCCAATCGGTCGCCATTCTGGCGCTGCCGTAG
- a CDS encoding fimbrial protein, with translation MKQRLTASVLLCAGVVCHFAWADKTVDMQFRGTLIEPPPCTINDDGVIDVDFGDRVGINKVDGVNYRQTIGYRITCEPGIGKWDMMLSLNGTATSFDEAAVQTNHRYLGIRIYQNAAPFKVGSSLPIDPLKPPVLEAVPVSKAGETLTEGAFDATATLQADYQ, from the coding sequence ATGAAACAGCGTTTAACGGCGAGCGTGCTGCTGTGCGCCGGCGTGGTGTGCCACTTCGCATGGGCGGATAAAACGGTCGATATGCAGTTCCGCGGCACGCTGATTGAGCCGCCGCCCTGCACCATCAACGATGATGGCGTGATCGATGTGGATTTCGGCGATCGCGTCGGTATCAATAAGGTCGACGGCGTGAATTACCGGCAAACCATCGGCTATCGCATTACCTGCGAGCCGGGGATCGGCAAGTGGGACATGATGTTGAGCCTGAACGGCACGGCGACGTCTTTCGATGAGGCGGCGGTGCAAACCAACCACCGTTATCTGGGCATTCGCATTTACCAAAATGCCGCGCCATTCAAAGTGGGCAGTTCGCTGCCCATCGATCCGCTCAAGCCGCCGGTGCTGGAAGCGGTGCCGGTCAGCAAGGCGGGGGAAACCTTGACGGAAGGGGCGTTCGACGCCACTGCGACCCTGCAGGCTGACTACCAGTGA
- a CDS encoding fimbria/pilus periplasmic chaperone, with translation MQNISLKTAAAIALLSTAMSQQASAAIALDRTRVIFDGGQSSVSLNLSNQNKQLPYLAQGWLEDEQGNKIQSPLVVLPPVQRIEPGKPSQIKIQALPAAKQLPQDRESLYYFNLREIPPKSDKPNTLQIALQTRIKLFYRPTAIVPSRADMATPWQEQLTLTRQGDGYQVNNPTPYYITIVDAGSKKHGEGAQGFEPFMIAPKSNARLTVSAAALGGSPVLTYINDYGGRPQLSFSCSGGSCKVVPEKKPAS, from the coding sequence ATGCAGAACATTTCCCTGAAGACCGCGGCGGCGATCGCCCTGTTGAGCACAGCGATGTCGCAGCAGGCATCGGCGGCGATCGCGCTCGATCGCACCCGGGTGATCTTTGACGGCGGCCAGAGCTCGGTCAGCCTGAACCTCAGCAACCAGAACAAACAGCTGCCGTATCTGGCGCAGGGGTGGCTGGAGGACGAGCAGGGCAACAAGATTCAGAGCCCGCTGGTAGTGCTGCCGCCGGTGCAGCGCATCGAGCCGGGCAAACCTAGCCAGATAAAGATTCAGGCGCTGCCGGCGGCCAAGCAGCTGCCACAGGATCGCGAGAGTCTGTACTACTTCAATTTGCGCGAGATCCCGCCGAAGAGCGACAAACCGAACACGCTGCAGATCGCGCTGCAAACGCGTATCAAGCTGTTTTACCGGCCGACGGCGATTGTGCCGAGCCGCGCCGACATGGCGACGCCGTGGCAAGAGCAACTGACACTGACGCGCCAGGGAGACGGCTATCAGGTCAATAACCCGACCCCTTATTACATCACCATTGTCGATGCCGGGAGCAAAAAGCACGGCGAAGGCGCGCAGGGTTTCGAGCCCTTCATGATCGCGCCCAAGAGCAATGCGCGGCTGACCGTGAGCGCGGCGGCCCTGGGCGGCAGCCCGGTGCTGACCTATATCAACGACTACGGCGGCCGGCCGCAGCTCAGTTTCAGCTGCAGCGGCGGCAGTTGCAAAGTGGTGCCGGAAAAGAAACCGGCTTCATAA
- a CDS encoding glucose/quinate/shikimate family membrane-bound PQQ-dependent dehydrogenase, whose product MQNKASLSPLIVITALFAALSGLYLLGGGIWLAKLGGSLYYIIAGLVLLATSWLLFRRRATALLLYAVFLLGTTVWALWEVGPDFWALTPRLDVTFFFGLWLVLPFIYRKLVANGKFAYGALSAALVITVIALAYAVFNDPQEINGTLDAAQVQPKDATGADWPAYGRTQEGTRYSPLSQINDKNVGQLQEVWRFQTGDLKTANDPGEITNEVTPIKIRDTLYMCTPHQKLFALDAATGKEKWKFDPQLKYNPTFQHITCRGVSYHETAAAAEAAGNAAEAAGNAAPAMCARRIILPVNDGRLFALDAETGKPCPDFANNGELNLQSNMPYATPGHYEPTSPPVITDNVIVVAGAVTDNYSNREPSGVIRGFDVNSGKLLWAFDPGAKDPNAIPADEHHFVPNSPNSWAPAAYDAKLNIVYLPMGVATPDIWGGNRTPEMERYASGLLALNASTGKLVWFYQTVHHDLWDMDVPAQPTLADITDKSGKKVPVIYVPTKTGNIFVLNRTNGELVVPAPEKPVPQGPAKGDRLSPTQPFSELTFRPEKKLTGADMWGATIYDQLVCRVMFHSLRYEGTFTPPSEQGTLVFPGNLGMFEWGGLAVDTDREIAIANPIALPFVSKLIPRGPGNPIEPPEGDKGGSGTESGVQPQYGVPFGVTLNPFLSPFGLPCKQPAWGYISAVDLKTNDIVWKKRIGTVRDSSPLPLPFKMGMPMLGGPVTTAGNVFFIGATADNYLRAFSVTNGEKLWEARLPAGGQATPMTYEANGKQYVLIYAGGHGSFGTKLGDYVVAYALPDQK is encoded by the coding sequence ATGCAAAATAAAGCGTCACTATCGCCGCTTATCGTCATAACGGCGCTGTTTGCCGCCCTGAGCGGGCTTTATCTGCTCGGCGGCGGCATTTGGCTGGCCAAATTGGGCGGTTCGCTGTATTACATCATCGCCGGGCTGGTGCTGCTGGCGACCTCTTGGCTGCTGTTCCGCCGCCGCGCCACCGCGCTGCTGCTGTACGCGGTGTTCCTGCTGGGCACCACCGTTTGGGCCCTGTGGGAAGTCGGCCCGGACTTCTGGGCGTTGACGCCGCGCCTGGACGTCACCTTCTTCTTCGGCCTGTGGCTGGTGCTGCCGTTTATCTACCGTAAGCTGGTCGCCAACGGCAAGTTCGCCTATGGTGCGCTGAGCGCGGCGCTGGTCATCACCGTCATCGCGCTGGCCTATGCCGTATTCAACGATCCGCAAGAGATCAACGGCACCCTCGACGCCGCACAGGTACAGCCGAAAGACGCCACCGGCGCCGACTGGCCGGCCTATGGCCGCACCCAGGAAGGCACCCGTTACTCGCCGCTGAGCCAGATCAACGACAAAAACGTTGGCCAGCTGCAAGAGGTTTGGCGTTTCCAGACCGGCGATCTGAAGACCGCCAACGATCCGGGTGAGATCACCAACGAAGTCACGCCGATCAAGATCCGCGATACCCTTTACATGTGTACGCCGCACCAGAAGCTGTTTGCGCTGGATGCCGCCACCGGTAAAGAAAAATGGAAGTTTGATCCGCAGCTGAAGTACAACCCGACCTTCCAGCACATCACCTGCCGCGGCGTGTCTTACCACGAAACCGCTGCCGCCGCAGAGGCTGCCGGCAACGCCGCAGAGGCTGCCGGCAACGCCGCACCGGCGATGTGCGCACGCCGCATCATTCTGCCGGTCAACGACGGCCGCCTGTTCGCGCTGGACGCCGAAACCGGTAAACCGTGCCCGGACTTCGCCAACAACGGCGAGCTGAACCTGCAGAGCAACATGCCGTATGCGACGCCGGGCCACTACGAGCCGACTTCACCGCCGGTGATCACCGATAACGTGATCGTCGTCGCCGGTGCCGTGACCGACAACTACTCCAACCGTGAGCCTTCCGGCGTGATCCGCGGCTTCGACGTCAACAGCGGCAAGCTGCTGTGGGCCTTCGATCCGGGTGCGAAAGATCCGAACGCCATCCCGGCGGACGAGCATCACTTCGTGCCGAACTCGCCGAACTCCTGGGCGCCGGCCGCCTATGACGCCAAGCTGAATATCGTCTATCTGCCGATGGGCGTCGCCACGCCGGACATCTGGGGCGGCAACCGCACCCCGGAAATGGAGCGCTACGCCAGCGGCCTGCTGGCGCTGAACGCCTCCACCGGCAAACTGGTCTGGTTCTATCAGACGGTCCACCACGACCTGTGGGATATGGACGTGCCTGCACAGCCGACCCTGGCGGACATTACCGACAAGAGCGGTAAAAAAGTGCCGGTCATCTACGTACCGACCAAAACCGGCAACATCTTCGTGCTGAACCGCACCAACGGCGAACTGGTGGTGCCGGCGCCGGAGAAACCGGTACCGCAGGGCCCGGCCAAAGGCGATCGCCTGTCGCCGACCCAACCGTTCTCCGAGCTGACCTTCCGTCCTGAGAAAAAACTGACCGGTGCGGACATGTGGGGCGCGACCATCTATGACCAACTGGTCTGCCGCGTGATGTTCCACAGCCTGCGCTATGAAGGCACCTTCACCCCGCCATCCGAGCAGGGCACGCTGGTGTTCCCGGGTAACCTGGGCATGTTCGAATGGGGCGGCCTGGCCGTCGATACCGATCGCGAAATCGCCATCGCCAACCCGATCGCGCTGCCGTTCGTGTCCAAACTGATCCCGCGCGGCCCAGGCAACCCGATTGAGCCGCCGGAAGGCGACAAAGGCGGCAGCGGCACCGAATCCGGTGTACAGCCGCAATATGGCGTACCGTTCGGCGTTACCCTGAACCCGTTCTTGTCACCGTTCGGCCTGCCGTGCAAACAGCCGGCCTGGGGTTACATTTCCGCCGTGGATCTGAAAACCAACGACATCGTGTGGAAAAAACGCATCGGCACCGTGCGCGACAGCTCACCGCTGCCGTTGCCGTTCAAAATGGGCATGCCGATGCTGGGCGGTCCGGTGACCACCGCCGGTAACGTGTTCTTCATCGGCGCCACCGCTGACAACTATCTGCGCGCCTTCAGCGTGACCAACGGTGAAAAACTGTGGGAAGCGCGCTTGCCGGCCGGCGGCCAGGCGACGCCGATGACCTATGAGGCCAACGGCAAGCAGTACGTGCTGATCTACGCCGGCGGCCACGGTTCCTTCGGCACCAAGCTGGGCGACTACGTGGTCGCTTACGCGCTGCCCGATCAGAAGTAA
- a CDS encoding helix-turn-helix transcriptional regulator translates to MESTITLAFIDNDRFFIEGLQRLLLAYFSRRGMRVQLLDAAQAHRADMVFQSVERDWQARFCLCSVSGSRPINFALREPGDTRWRDKPRCISEAGVIFRNDSPGSVVGQLDLALTGMAARAYGGEARRCHWCERQRITRREQDVMRYLACELPQTTIARNLHLSVKTVSNHKQAAMRKLGFKRNVDLYHWLRMGGLKTVERP, encoded by the coding sequence ATGGAAAGCACCATCACTCTGGCGTTTATCGATAATGACCGTTTCTTTATCGAAGGATTGCAGCGGCTGCTGCTGGCGTATTTTTCGCGCCGAGGTATGCGGGTTCAACTGCTGGACGCCGCACAGGCGCACCGGGCGGATATGGTGTTCCAGTCCGTGGAGCGAGACTGGCAGGCGCGTTTCTGCCTGTGTTCAGTGAGCGGCAGCCGACCGATCAACTTTGCGCTGCGTGAGCCGGGCGATACTCGCTGGCGCGATAAGCCGCGATGCATCAGCGAAGCGGGGGTGATCTTCCGCAATGACTCACCTGGCAGCGTAGTCGGACAGCTGGACCTCGCACTGACGGGGATGGCGGCGCGAGCGTACGGCGGTGAAGCGCGCCGGTGTCATTGGTGTGAACGGCAGCGCATTACCCGTCGTGAGCAGGACGTGATGCGCTATCTGGCCTGCGAATTGCCGCAGACCACCATCGCGCGCAACCTGCACCTGAGCGTGAAAACCGTCAGCAATCACAAACAGGCGGCGATGAGAAAACTGGGTTTCAAACGCAACGTGGATCTCTACCACTGGCTGCGAATGGGCGGGTTGAAAACCGTAGAGCGGCCGTGA
- a CDS encoding fimbrial protein, whose translation MKMTPRRRWATAGLLLFSLGASGMARAADNLYMHGALVAEPCVIQPGDEDIQLDFGTVVDKYLYLNQRTLSQPFALRLSECDLSLGKTVSITFKGEENPQLPGLLALAASSEASGIAIGMETAQGQPLPLNSAGGKYPLQNGSTVIAVQAYVRGEPEALAKKTIGRGAFNAIATFNLDYQ comes from the coding sequence ATGAAAATGACGCCAAGACGCCGCTGGGCGACGGCGGGGCTGTTGCTGTTTTCACTGGGCGCGAGCGGCATGGCGCGTGCGGCGGACAATCTGTATATGCACGGCGCGCTGGTGGCGGAGCCCTGTGTCATTCAGCCGGGCGACGAAGATATCCAACTGGATTTCGGCACCGTGGTCGACAAATACCTGTACTTGAACCAGCGCACGTTGAGCCAACCGTTCGCGCTGCGGCTGTCCGAATGCGATCTGAGCCTGGGAAAAACGGTGTCGATCACCTTCAAGGGCGAGGAAAACCCGCAGTTGCCGGGGCTGTTGGCGCTGGCGGCGAGCAGCGAGGCCAGCGGGATCGCCATCGGTATGGAAACCGCGCAAGGGCAGCCATTGCCGCTCAACAGCGCCGGCGGCAAGTACCCGTTGCAGAACGGCAGTACGGTAATCGCTGTGCAGGCTTACGTGCGGGGCGAACCGGAGGCGCTGGCGAAGAAGACCATTGGTCGGGGCGCGTTCAACGCCATTGCGACTTTCAACCTGGACTATCAATAA
- the pqqU gene encoding TonB-dependent receptor PqqU produces MTNKKSAVLTPAAMLLLQPMFASQALAAENNEEKSDTLVVMAQPTGLTELGSPVSVSVIDGQDLRNAAPQINLSENLGSVPGLQLQNRQNYAQDLQLSIRGFGSRSMFGVRGVRMYVDGIPATMPDGQGQTSNIDINSVERIEVLRGPYSALYGNASGGVINVDTITGTQPPTLEAGGYFGSDNTWRYGVKATGATGDGTQAGDVNYAISGTRFTTQGYRDHSAARKNLGNGKLGVRLDDVSTLTLMFNSVSIDAGDPGGLTEAEWKENPRQAPRADQYNTRKSLDQTQAGLRYQRQMSERDELTLTAYHGERHTTQYQSIPMGPQLNPTHAGGVIVLERKYQGIDTRWKHEDTLASLPVTLIGGLDYETMTERRQGFENFILRDGTVDYGEKGDQRRNEKNRIWNLDPYLQTSWQLTPHWTLDAGLRYSTVSFDSTDYYITPRNGDDSGSKRYHQWLPMGSLNYKINPAWNVYLSAGRGFETPTINELSYRPDGQTGLNIGLQPSTSDTVELGSKLRLGNGLVSAALFQTDTDNELVVAESSGGRTSYANAGKTRRRGLELALDQEFALDWRLHMAWTLLDATYRSDMCGKAACTPAQTIPAGNRLPGIARNMGYASLAFAPPEGWHAGAELRYMSDIQANDANSAQAPSYTVAGVNAGYRFTWNRWALDVFSRVDNIFDRRYVGSVIVNEGNGRYFEPAPGRNWGGGATLSYRFE; encoded by the coding sequence ATGACCAATAAGAAAAGCGCCGTGCTTACCCCGGCTGCAATGCTATTGCTACAGCCTATGTTCGCCAGCCAGGCGCTGGCGGCAGAAAATAATGAAGAAAAAAGCGACACCCTGGTGGTGATGGCGCAACCCACCGGATTGACCGAGCTGGGGTCGCCGGTGTCCGTCAGCGTGATCGACGGCCAGGACCTGCGCAACGCCGCCCCGCAGATTAACCTGTCGGAAAACCTCGGCAGCGTGCCGGGCCTGCAGCTTCAAAACCGGCAAAACTATGCGCAGGATCTGCAGCTGTCGATACGCGGGTTCGGCAGCCGCTCGATGTTCGGCGTGCGCGGGGTGCGCATGTACGTCGACGGCATTCCCGCCACCATGCCCGACGGGCAGGGGCAAACCTCCAATATCGACATCAATTCCGTCGAACGCATCGAGGTGCTGCGCGGCCCCTATTCCGCGCTGTACGGCAACGCCTCGGGCGGGGTAATCAATGTTGATACTATTACCGGCACCCAGCCGCCGACGCTGGAGGCCGGCGGCTATTTCGGCAGCGACAACACCTGGCGCTATGGAGTGAAAGCGACCGGCGCCACCGGCGACGGCACCCAGGCCGGCGACGTCAACTACGCCATCTCCGGCACCCGCTTTACCACCCAGGGCTACCGCGATCACAGCGCCGCGCGGAAAAACCTCGGCAACGGCAAGCTCGGCGTGCGGCTCGACGACGTCAGCACCCTGACGCTGATGTTCAACAGCGTCTCGATTGACGCCGGCGATCCGGGCGGCCTGACCGAGGCAGAGTGGAAGGAAAACCCGCGCCAGGCGCCACGCGCGGATCAATACAACACCCGCAAATCGCTCGACCAGACCCAGGCCGGCCTGCGCTATCAGCGCCAGATGAGCGAGCGCGACGAACTGACGCTGACCGCCTACCACGGCGAGCGCCACACCACGCAGTATCAATCGATCCCGATGGGGCCGCAGCTCAACCCCACCCACGCCGGCGGGGTGATCGTGCTGGAAAGAAAATATCAGGGCATTGACACTCGCTGGAAGCATGAGGATACTCTCGCATCGTTACCGGTAACACTGATCGGCGGTCTGGATTATGAAACCATGACGGAACGCCGCCAGGGGTTCGAAAACTTTATTCTGCGAGACGGCACAGTGGACTACGGCGAGAAAGGCGACCAGCGGCGCAACGAGAAGAACCGCATCTGGAACCTGGATCCTTACCTGCAAACCTCCTGGCAACTGACGCCGCACTGGACGCTGGACGCCGGCCTGCGCTACAGCACGGTCAGCTTCGACTCGACCGACTATTACATCACGCCGCGCAACGGCGACGACAGCGGCAGCAAACGCTACCACCAGTGGCTGCCGATGGGCTCGCTCAACTACAAGATCAATCCGGCGTGGAACGTCTATCTCTCCGCCGGCCGCGGCTTTGAAACCCCGACCATCAACGAACTCTCCTACCGCCCCGACGGCCAGACGGGCCTCAATATCGGCCTGCAGCCGTCCACCAGCGACACCGTTGAACTCGGTAGCAAGCTGCGCCTCGGCAACGGGTTGGTGAGCGCCGCCCTGTTCCAGACCGATACCGACAACGAGTTGGTGGTGGCGGAAAGCAGCGGCGGACGCACCAGCTACGCCAATGCCGGCAAAACCCGGCGGCGCGGCCTGGAGCTGGCGCTGGATCAGGAGTTTGCGCTGGACTGGCGCCTGCATATGGCCTGGACGCTGCTGGACGCCACCTACCGCAGCGATATGTGCGGCAAAGCCGCTTGTACCCCGGCCCAGACCATTCCCGCTGGCAATCGCCTGCCGGGCATCGCACGCAACATGGGCTACGCCTCGCTGGCGTTTGCGCCGCCGGAAGGCTGGCACGCCGGCGCGGAGCTGCGCTACATGAGCGACATTCAGGCCAACGACGCCAACAGCGCGCAGGCCCCCTCTTACACCGTGGCCGGCGTAAACGCCGGCTATCGCTTTACCTGGAATCGCTGGGCGCTGGACGTGTTCAGCCGGGTGGACAATATTTTCGATCGCCGTTACGTCGGTTCGGTGATCGTCAATGAAGGCAACGGCCGCTATTTCGAGCCGGCGCCGGGTCGCAACTGGGGTGGCGGCGCCACCTTGTCTTACCGCTTTGAATAA
- a CDS encoding fimbrial protein, producing the protein MKRKLKKDSLPQRCEWRYYAAMGGLALMLPLLLPKAVAADNWQVEGANGVLQVRGALTESACRLEMTSARQDIWLGETGTARLRQAGDRGLPVAFELRLQDCLRASTSQRDARTGALTWAPNQPAVTVSFGAPTDMDNPQLVKAQGVSGLGLRLLDGRGRDVRLGSRGEPLMLTPGQNTLSYTVAPERTAAPLMAGAYRAAVDFRLSYD; encoded by the coding sequence ATGAAACGAAAACTGAAAAAGGACAGCCTGCCGCAGCGCTGCGAATGGCGCTATTACGCCGCGATGGGCGGCCTGGCGCTGATGTTGCCGCTGCTATTGCCGAAAGCCGTCGCGGCCGACAACTGGCAGGTGGAAGGCGCCAACGGCGTGTTGCAGGTGCGCGGCGCGCTGACGGAGAGTGCCTGTCGGTTGGAGATGACCAGCGCGCGGCAGGATATTTGGCTGGGGGAAACCGGCACCGCACGCTTGCGGCAGGCCGGCGATCGCGGGCTGCCGGTGGCGTTCGAGCTGCGCTTGCAGGATTGTCTGCGCGCCTCGACCAGCCAGCGCGATGCGCGCACCGGCGCGCTGACCTGGGCGCCGAACCAGCCGGCGGTGACGGTCAGCTTCGGCGCGCCGACGGATATGGACAATCCACAGTTGGTGAAAGCGCAGGGCGTTTCTGGTCTGGGGCTGCGCCTGCTGGACGGCCGCGGCCGCGACGTTCGCCTGGGCAGCCGCGGTGAGCCGCTGATGCTGACGCCGGGGCAGAATACCTTGAGCTACACCGTCGCGCCGGAGCGAACCGCGGCACCGTTGATGGCCGGCGCTTATCGGGCGGCGGTGGATTTTAGGCTGAGTTATGACTGA
- a CDS encoding fimbrial protein — protein sequence MAQKMKRSRTAIWLVGLLALIQLSAKANTLVNVRVTVLSPPCIINGGQPIEVNFGDEVMTTRIDGNNYRRPVNYTLTCNGQSSNALKLQVQGAAAGFDGQLLRTSQDGLGIALLHGGGRWPINQWLNFTYPVTPTLEAVPVKSAAAKLTAGEFTAGATMKVDYQ from the coding sequence ATGGCGCAGAAGATGAAACGAAGCCGAACGGCGATCTGGCTGGTGGGGCTGTTGGCGCTGATTCAACTGTCGGCTAAGGCGAACACCCTGGTAAACGTCCGGGTCACCGTGCTTTCGCCCCCCTGCATCATCAACGGTGGGCAGCCAATCGAGGTGAATTTCGGCGATGAAGTGATGACCACCCGGATCGACGGCAACAACTATCGGCGGCCGGTGAACTATACGCTGACGTGCAACGGGCAGAGCAGCAACGCTCTCAAATTGCAGGTTCAGGGGGCGGCTGCCGGTTTCGACGGTCAATTGTTGCGCACCAGCCAGGACGGACTGGGTATCGCGCTGCTTCACGGGGGAGGCCGCTGGCCGATCAATCAGTGGTTGAATTTTACCTATCCCGTCACGCCGACGCTTGAGGCGGTGCCGGTGAAATCGGCCGCTGCCAAACTGACGGCGGGCGAATTCACCGCCGGCGCGACGATGAAAGTGGACTATCAGTAA